Proteins from a genomic interval of Capsicum annuum cultivar UCD-10X-F1 chromosome 4, UCD10Xv1.1, whole genome shotgun sequence:
- the LOC107866883 gene encoding uncharacterized protein LOC107866883 — translation MVDNKSVVDQVQDFIMIVGELRSEEVKIGDNLIVCGIIDKLPPSWKEFQKTMPHKQKKTSLETLIMRIRMEEEARSQDALMQTEENNIIPKANVTEEPFVAVITDINMVVNVDGWWTESGANRHVCYNKDWFKSAWRFTHKSSTWNGEC, via the exons ATGGTGGACAACAAATCAGTAGTAGACCAAGTTCAAGACTTTATAATGATCGTTGGCGAGCTCAGGTCTGaagaagtcaaaattggagataaccttattgtttgtggcataattgataaacttccaCCTTCGTGGAAGGAGTTTCAAAAAACTATGCCtcacaaacaaaagaaaacttctcttgagactttgataatgagaatccgCATGGAAGAAGAAGCAAGGAGCCAAGACGCACTTATGCAAacagaagagaacaacatcataccgaag GCAAACGTTACCGAAGAACCTTTTGTGGCAGTGATTACAGACATAAACATGGTGGTGAATGTTGATGGATGGTGGACTGAATCTGGTGCAAACCGTCATGTCTGTTATAACAAAGACTGGTTTAAAAGTGCTTGGAGATTCACACATAAGTCAAGCACTTGGAATGGGGAATGTTGA